One genomic window of Thermococcus indicus includes the following:
- a CDS encoding COG1361 S-layer family protein, with translation MKKAAFMVILMLILPLGGKLALATYEALLFDGYMDKGESILVGPLVITLVDTTVNYTTGDEYALFIITKDGQLIGGKYVTIYVPDPEKMARLLANPEFLVALAETQGYDVEECAGYVNDTAEFNACLLANAYGFYQWLNHASPEEIAKAVMQTIDEHPELGITKEDVTKPITYPESMPIKEGDTVEFMVDNRTVTLSVPEVYPNVARVIVNGPSQWKGATAPGNIVSTVRITEYVYPGDTATVEVTLKNEGATKARYVNVFVSPEPIAFNNTPSLASGLSAVLSQGKFSQEVFYPKWSSVQYVEYIEPKGSTTLTFKIRVNPNADIGIYPVYVGIIYFTGVGENMRMVQSYNVVALRIYQKRSAFVEITRVETEPMEISPGDTFTVRFTLENPGAEPVKALSLKISSYKVPVQGEIKNVDLSALSQLPLQGSEQLSGSLQDALNQIMAQLARQNIEAFLPIGEDNVKYVAELQPGENATVEFRIKANERLENGVYPLRIELKYLTEPSEEEITDERLVGIDVTGRAQLILSRVSTSPGKIIPGTDNVEVDFQVDNVGTGTARTIIIKPMPEWPFSLSESSEQVIGLGSLGKGDSAQSSFKINVANNASSGTYEIPLLVTYTNDLGITKNVTLKVPVIIGAKPNIEVVGVRFDPEPLQGETVNVYVKLKNTGGEKATSVLIEGVVKADQPFSLDKRTDYIGDLAPGAVGEGVIVLKIDKNAIPKDYSIGLRIRAVGDPNQGDDNVYVFERTVVMTVGENTKTESNLRNLAIAIGALVVVVVLYTYMRGRKK, from the coding sequence ATGAAAAAGGCCGCGTTCATGGTCATTTTAATGCTCATTCTCCCTCTGGGAGGAAAGCTTGCCCTTGCAACGTACGAGGCCCTCCTTTTCGACGGATACATGGATAAAGGGGAATCGATCCTGGTGGGGCCCCTCGTGATAACCCTGGTAGACACGACGGTCAACTACACCACGGGGGATGAATACGCACTGTTCATAATAACAAAGGACGGTCAGCTAATCGGAGGAAAGTACGTCACCATATACGTCCCGGATCCAGAAAAGATGGCACGTCTTCTGGCAAATCCAGAGTTCCTGGTGGCCCTGGCCGAGACCCAGGGCTATGACGTGGAGGAGTGCGCGGGATACGTGAACGACACCGCGGAGTTCAACGCCTGCCTGCTGGCCAACGCCTACGGCTTTTACCAGTGGCTCAACCACGCGTCCCCCGAGGAGATAGCAAAGGCGGTTATGCAGACCATAGACGAACATCCGGAGCTCGGAATAACGAAGGAGGACGTTACCAAACCGATAACATACCCCGAATCGATGCCGATCAAAGAGGGCGATACCGTGGAGTTCATGGTGGACAACAGAACGGTCACGCTGAGCGTTCCCGAGGTTTACCCCAACGTCGCCAGGGTGATTGTGAACGGACCTTCCCAGTGGAAGGGAGCCACTGCCCCCGGAAACATCGTATCAACCGTCAGGATCACGGAATACGTATATCCCGGGGACACAGCGACGGTGGAGGTGACGCTGAAGAACGAGGGCGCCACGAAGGCCAGATACGTTAACGTCTTCGTATCCCCCGAACCGATAGCGTTCAACAACACGCCTTCCCTCGCCAGCGGTCTCTCCGCAGTTCTCTCCCAGGGCAAGTTCTCTCAGGAGGTCTTCTATCCAAAGTGGAGCTCGGTCCAGTACGTGGAGTACATCGAACCCAAGGGAAGCACCACGCTGACCTTCAAGATTAGGGTAAACCCCAACGCAGACATCGGGATATACCCCGTGTACGTGGGCATCATCTACTTCACCGGCGTGGGAGAAAACATGCGTATGGTTCAGTCATACAACGTGGTCGCGCTGAGGATATACCAGAAGCGCAGTGCGTTCGTTGAGATAACCCGGGTCGAGACGGAACCGATGGAGATAAGCCCTGGGGACACATTCACCGTGCGCTTCACCCTTGAGAACCCCGGTGCCGAGCCGGTTAAGGCCCTCAGCCTGAAGATAAGCTCATACAAAGTGCCCGTCCAGGGAGAGATAAAGAACGTTGACCTCTCGGCACTCTCGCAGCTTCCGCTGCAGGGGAGCGAGCAGCTCAGCGGAAGCCTTCAGGACGCGCTCAATCAGATAATGGCCCAGCTCGCCAGGCAGAACATAGAGGCATTCCTGCCCATTGGAGAGGACAACGTGAAATATGTAGCTGAACTTCAGCCCGGGGAAAATGCAACAGTGGAGTTCAGAATCAAGGCCAACGAGAGACTGGAGAACGGGGTATACCCTCTCAGGATAGAGCTGAAGTACCTCACAGAACCGAGCGAGGAGGAGATAACCGACGAAAGGCTGGTCGGGATAGACGTAACCGGAAGGGCACAACTGATACTCTCCAGGGTATCAACGTCGCCCGGCAAGATAATCCCCGGGACTGACAACGTTGAGGTCGACTTCCAGGTGGACAACGTCGGAACCGGAACTGCCAGGACGATAATAATAAAGCCAATGCCGGAATGGCCCTTCTCGCTCAGCGAGAGCAGCGAACAGGTAATTGGTCTGGGGAGCCTCGGAAAGGGCGACTCCGCGCAGTCATCGTTCAAGATAAACGTCGCCAACAACGCCAGTTCGGGAACCTACGAGATACCGCTGCTCGTGACCTACACCAACGACCTCGGTATAACAAAGAATGTCACGCTCAAGGTTCCGGTCATAATCGGCGCGAAGCCGAACATCGAGGTGGTAGGAGTACGCTTCGACCCCGAACCCCTCCAGGGGGAGACCGTCAACGTCTACGTCAAGCTGAAGAACACCGGCGGCGAGAAGGCCACGAGCGTTCTCATCGAGGGCGTCGTGAAGGCGGACCAGCCCTTCAGCCTCGACAAGAGAACGGATTACATCGGAGATCTCGCCCCGGGGGCGGTCGGGGAAGGAGTGATAGTCCTCAAGATAGACAAGAACGCGATACCCAAGGACTACAGCATAGGATTGAGGATAAGGGCCGTCGGCGACCCCAACCAGGGGGACGACAACGTCTACGTCTTCGAGAGAACCGTCGTCATGACCGTGGGGGAGAACACGAAGACCGAGAGCAACCTCAGAAACCTGGCGATCGCCATCGGGGCCCTTGTGGTTGTGGTGGTGCTCTACACGTACATGAGGGGCCGGAAAAAGTGA
- a CDS encoding LEA type 2 family protein, giving the protein MKLRYIILGLALVFIVWIGYVAYAAYTINPRISAQWGYVDEKTTEIWVDAKLSKPLLVPASMEELSIEFTGIPVARVARFEYGATKTDVSLVLSIDNHNLVRSLVNYMDNGQSGTMVILLQGRLLGIIPIKTDIRQGVSENVLAYLNFTAESKELAGGLVKTPALVETTFDWAGEENGRAKLVAHMRFHNPNAFPIPIGNVSFDAYANDVKIGDGRTAKVTVIPANGYATVDVETYIEEDSLPKVWETHIKNGEVSKVRADIFLDLNVMDRHYSVKLASYEETVKTDIMGELNRLLGNMLG; this is encoded by the coding sequence ATGAAACTCAGATACATAATCCTCGGACTGGCACTGGTCTTCATCGTATGGATCGGGTACGTTGCCTACGCGGCCTACACCATCAACCCCCGAATCAGCGCGCAGTGGGGCTACGTGGACGAGAAGACGACGGAGATATGGGTGGATGCAAAGCTGAGCAAGCCCCTCCTGGTTCCGGCCTCAATGGAAGAGCTCAGCATAGAGTTCACTGGCATCCCCGTGGCGAGGGTGGCAAGGTTCGAATACGGGGCGACAAAGACGGACGTGAGCCTCGTCCTTTCAATAGACAACCACAACCTCGTGCGCTCCCTCGTGAACTACATGGACAACGGGCAGAGCGGCACGATGGTGATCCTCCTCCAGGGCCGGCTGCTTGGAATAATCCCAATCAAGACCGACATAAGGCAGGGGGTAAGCGAGAACGTGCTGGCGTACCTCAACTTCACCGCGGAGAGCAAGGAGCTCGCCGGCGGGCTGGTGAAAACTCCAGCACTGGTTGAGACGACCTTCGACTGGGCAGGGGAGGAGAACGGAAGGGCCAAGCTGGTGGCACACATGAGGTTCCACAACCCCAACGCCTTTCCGATTCCAATTGGCAACGTGAGCTTCGACGCCTACGCCAACGACGTCAAGATAGGCGATGGGAGGACGGCCAAGGTGACCGTAATCCCCGCCAACGGCTACGCGACCGTCGACGTCGAAACCTACATCGAGGAAGACTCCCTGCCGAAGGTCTGGGAGACGCACATCAAGAACGGCGAGGTGAGCAAGGTCAGGGCGGATATATTCCTCGACCTGAACGTCATGGACCGGCACTACAGCGTGAAACTCGCCAGCTACGAGGAAACCGTCAAGACTGACATAATGGGCGAGCTCAACAGGCTCCTCGGAAATATGCTCGGATGA
- a CDS encoding DUF3201 domain-containing protein, with protein sequence MNVREIHEFLNEMWENIFTLNEELKLELPKEGFKVEDVEEAFGAYIFLDGEWRLMKYPHPAFEIKPQIEVGATPESYYFVVAVPRERISENFVGLFVEIFPRSFIYGAQDFLSDVYNWRRDGRVSPREILEKIEASDERLFQFEANFGSAGALKQGILRLIDLGKRFEIFDL encoded by the coding sequence ATGAACGTGAGAGAGATTCACGAGTTCCTCAACGAGATGTGGGAGAACATATTCACCCTCAACGAAGAGCTCAAGCTCGAGCTCCCAAAGGAGGGCTTTAAGGTTGAAGACGTCGAGGAGGCCTTCGGTGCCTACATCTTCCTGGACGGCGAGTGGAGGCTCATGAAGTACCCCCACCCGGCCTTCGAGATAAAGCCCCAGATAGAGGTCGGGGCCACGCCAGAGAGCTATTACTTCGTCGTCGCGGTTCCGAGGGAGAGGATAAGCGAGAACTTCGTGGGCCTGTTCGTTGAGATATTTCCAAGGAGCTTCATATACGGCGCCCAGGACTTCCTCAGCGACGTATACAACTGGAGGCGCGACGGAAGGGTCTCTCCAAGGGAGATACTTGAGAAGATTGAAGCCAGCGATGAGAGGCTCTTTCAGTTCGAGGCGAACTTCGGGAGCGCCGGGGCGCTGAAGCAGGGGATTCTGAGGCTGATAGACCTCGGGAAGCGCTTTGAAATCTTCGACCTCTGA
- a CDS encoding lysylphosphatidylglycerol synthase transmembrane domain-containing protein, with protein MDWKKYSLLGLGLLIIILLVWWAGLEDVIEILKTARLDYFLLAVLAYIAAVIMWALRWRVLLKSLGINAPFRTIIGGLFVGIFINNVTPGARGGGEPVRMYYISKHTKQPYGHVFATIMMDRIMDVIPVVVMLLLATVYVYNLGSFSLTLTLLLLDVFFAIITLATVGILLSEKKTKGILYWFYRLFGRIMPKKAKKYEEKFVHAVEVSVPQFQENFKLLMRHKVAFTLSLVYSFAFWFLVLLRSYFIFISINSPIKLLDVMVVQMIGIVVGMFMIIPGGAGIIEAINSAVYVLLGINKEIAVTATLLERLISYWAPTAIGAGVMTHFGIKVSQDRKKLEAEDDKDINDEPQ; from the coding sequence ATGGACTGGAAGAAGTACTCCCTCCTGGGCCTCGGCCTGCTCATAATAATCCTCCTGGTCTGGTGGGCAGGCCTAGAGGACGTTATAGAGATACTCAAAACAGCAAGGCTCGACTACTTCCTCCTGGCGGTTCTGGCTTACATCGCCGCCGTCATCATGTGGGCGCTGCGCTGGCGCGTTCTGCTGAAGAGCCTGGGAATAAACGCCCCGTTCCGGACGATAATAGGCGGACTCTTCGTCGGCATCTTCATAAACAACGTGACCCCAGGAGCCAGGGGCGGAGGCGAGCCGGTCAGGATGTACTACATCTCCAAGCACACGAAGCAGCCCTACGGCCACGTCTTCGCCACCATCATGATGGACAGGATAATGGACGTCATCCCGGTCGTCGTCATGCTCCTCCTCGCGACGGTCTACGTCTACAACCTCGGCTCGTTCTCGCTCACGCTGACGCTGCTTCTCCTCGATGTATTCTTCGCCATAATAACCCTTGCCACCGTTGGAATACTCCTGAGCGAGAAGAAGACCAAGGGCATTCTCTACTGGTTCTACCGCCTATTCGGGAGGATAATGCCCAAGAAAGCCAAGAAGTACGAGGAGAAGTTCGTCCACGCGGTGGAGGTGAGCGTTCCCCAGTTCCAGGAGAACTTCAAGCTCCTGATGAGGCACAAGGTGGCCTTCACGCTGTCGCTGGTTTACTCCTTCGCCTTCTGGTTCCTCGTCCTGCTCCGCTCCTACTTCATCTTTATCAGCATAAACAGCCCGATAAAGCTCCTCGACGTCATGGTCGTCCAGATGATAGGCATAGTGGTGGGAATGTTCATGATAATCCCGGGCGGAGCGGGGATAATAGAGGCCATAAACTCGGCTGTTTACGTTCTCCTCGGCATAAACAAGGAGATAGCGGTAACCGCGACGCTGTTGGAGAGGCTGATATCCTACTGGGCGCCGACTGCGATAGGGGCCGGGGTAATGACCCACTTCGGCATCAAGGTGAGCCAGGACAGGAAAAAGCTGGAAGCGGAGGACGACAAGGATATAAACGATGAACCCCAATAA
- a CDS encoding RsmB/NOP family class I SAM-dependent RNA methyltransferase, translating to MVEGYEEAFPEELREYYRRLFGSEAEEIMASLRTPVEKYYIRVNTLKTSRQKLMGILRKEGLKPKRSPYLKEGIYFEREGPNFPDDYEPGLPVVRANKFASESVYQGAMLYAPGVLQADKKIKPGDEVEIRDPRRLLVGIGIARMSAKEMVVSTRGLAVEVTLPKFKLPSLSELESFKEGLFYAQSLPSMVVAHVLEPSEEELIIDMAAAPGGKTSHIAQLMQNRGEIIAIDKSRNRLKKMEEELKRLGVKNVKLIHMDSRKLPELGIQADKILLDAPCTALGIRPKLWESRTPRDIEATARYQRHFINAAIKSLRRGGVLVYSTCTLSYEENEANVKYILGKGLKLKEQSIFIGSSGMGMDKVQRFYPNRHLTQGFFIARFRKV from the coding sequence ATGGTTGAGGGCTACGAGGAAGCTTTTCCAGAGGAGCTGAGGGAGTACTACCGGAGGCTCTTCGGGAGCGAAGCGGAGGAGATAATGGCCTCGCTCAGAACACCGGTGGAGAAGTACTACATCCGCGTGAACACGCTGAAGACGAGCAGGCAGAAGCTCATGGGGATACTCAGGAAGGAGGGCCTCAAGCCGAAGCGAAGCCCCTACCTGAAGGAGGGCATATACTTCGAGAGGGAGGGCCCGAACTTCCCCGACGACTACGAGCCCGGTCTTCCGGTCGTCCGCGCCAACAAGTTCGCGAGCGAGAGTGTCTATCAGGGCGCGATGCTCTACGCTCCCGGCGTTCTCCAGGCGGACAAAAAAATCAAACCAGGGGATGAAGTCGAGATACGCGACCCCAGGAGACTTCTCGTCGGAATAGGCATCGCCAGAATGAGCGCCAAGGAAATGGTTGTCTCGACAAGGGGACTGGCGGTTGAGGTGACTTTGCCGAAGTTCAAACTGCCAAGTCTGAGCGAGCTGGAGTCCTTCAAGGAGGGCCTCTTCTATGCCCAGAGCCTGCCATCCATGGTGGTCGCCCACGTTCTTGAGCCGAGCGAGGAGGAGCTAATAATCGACATGGCAGCAGCACCGGGCGGAAAGACGAGCCACATAGCCCAGCTGATGCAGAACAGGGGCGAGATAATAGCCATAGACAAGTCCAGAAACAGGCTCAAAAAGATGGAGGAGGAGCTCAAAAGGCTCGGCGTGAAGAACGTTAAGTTAATCCACATGGACTCGCGGAAACTTCCCGAGCTGGGAATCCAGGCGGACAAGATACTCCTGGATGCACCGTGCACGGCCCTTGGCATAAGGCCAAAGCTGTGGGAGAGCAGGACGCCGAGGGACATAGAGGCAACGGCCCGCTACCAGAGGCACTTCATCAACGCGGCCATAAAATCCCTCAGGAGGGGCGGCGTTCTCGTCTACTCCACCTGCACGCTTAGCTACGAGGAGAACGAGGCCAACGTGAAGTACATCCTCGGCAAAGGTTTAAAGCTCAAAGAGCAGAGCATCTTTATAGGTTCGAGCGGTATGGGTATGGATAAGGTTCAGAGGTTCTACCCCAACAGGCACCTGACCCAGGGCTTCTTCATAGCCCGCTTTAGGAAGGTGTAG
- a CDS encoding hydrophobe/amphiphile efflux-3 (HAE3) family transporter has protein sequence MDVLRGAARVIVRYRVAFALIALFLLVVSIYGMSQLRFESDLSSMLPEGNPAIDDYNALQNEFQSGDSTIIVVKIDSIEPGGVYDIRDPQVIEAVYELEQRLREREYVTDTISIADVYMQVLGRLPRTEEEARFVLDMLPPERRYSLVSRDYTMTMILVTISREKKTETLVRVYEGIQEDMESVKFPKNVEIIQTGNIGITYRILQLLQSDLNKTMAISFVLVIALLLYFYRSPVKAAIPLIPLVFGVAMTLGFMGLAGIPLDLATTTIGAMLIGMGIDYGIHVTNRYYEERRNGRDIEEAAAEAVAETGKALLGAALTTIAGFAAMYLSTLPMLHNLATTLILGLSLAALNAVVITPAVIILEEDVMRKLRGHYVPPEVRSSSGFIGSAFHSLGKAIKARPHAFLGAVFLVTLIFAYGVTQVTTEVRLEKFIPPGMPEIEAIMDVRTEFGGQDELYVLVRADDVRNPAIVRAMYRFENQVKADSYYNGVFSSESLADVVYRQYGYIPNDDEKIKAALASYQGSGLVSSDYSMAIIKFTGDFGGASMDEFRRIMRYFEDETALAQGTEFPPGVKLALTGDLYLNYVLDQLTSVEINRISTYGTIFVVLIVMLLFRRIRVALAMITPMFLGALWTVGFMGLAGIPFTQSLAGVISMIVGLGVDYGMHLTHRFLEEMNEGSTRPIVTAVGSVGPGILAGALTTAGGFLALLAGELPTIHDFGVTLAFGIFASMMAAYLVTPALLQVFYGRNIGGDRE, from the coding sequence ATGGACGTGCTCAGGGGAGCGGCGAGGGTTATAGTCAGGTACAGGGTTGCCTTCGCGCTGATAGCACTGTTTCTGCTAGTCGTCTCCATCTACGGAATGAGCCAGCTTCGCTTTGAGAGCGACCTCAGCTCAATGCTCCCAGAGGGCAATCCGGCCATAGACGACTACAACGCCCTGCAGAACGAGTTCCAGAGCGGCGACAGCACGATAATCGTGGTGAAGATAGACTCAATCGAACCGGGCGGCGTTTACGACATCCGCGACCCGCAGGTTATAGAGGCAGTTTACGAGCTGGAGCAGCGGCTCAGGGAAAGGGAGTACGTAACGGATACGATCAGCATAGCCGACGTGTACATGCAGGTCCTCGGCAGGCTTCCCCGGACGGAAGAGGAGGCCAGGTTCGTCCTCGACATGCTCCCACCCGAGCGGAGGTACTCCCTGGTCAGCAGGGACTACACGATGACGATGATACTCGTCACGATAAGCAGGGAGAAGAAAACGGAGACGCTCGTGAGGGTGTACGAGGGAATCCAGGAGGACATGGAGAGCGTCAAGTTTCCAAAGAACGTCGAGATAATCCAGACCGGGAACATAGGCATAACCTACCGCATCCTCCAGCTCCTCCAGAGCGACCTCAACAAGACCATGGCCATATCCTTCGTCCTCGTCATCGCGCTCCTGCTCTACTTCTACCGCTCCCCGGTAAAAGCTGCCATCCCCCTCATTCCCCTCGTCTTCGGAGTGGCCATGACGCTTGGATTCATGGGGCTGGCGGGCATTCCCCTAGACCTGGCGACGACCACGATAGGCGCGATGCTCATCGGTATGGGAATAGACTACGGCATCCACGTCACGAACCGCTACTACGAGGAGAGGCGCAACGGCAGGGACATCGAAGAGGCCGCGGCGGAGGCGGTCGCCGAAACGGGGAAAGCACTCCTCGGCGCGGCGCTTACGACAATAGCGGGCTTCGCGGCCATGTACCTCTCCACCCTCCCCATGCTCCACAACCTCGCAACCACACTCATCCTAGGTTTAAGTTTAGCCGCCCTCAACGCCGTTGTGATAACCCCCGCGGTCATAATCCTGGAGGAGGACGTTATGAGGAAGCTGAGGGGGCACTACGTTCCCCCGGAGGTGCGCTCGAGCTCGGGATTCATAGGAAGCGCCTTCCACTCCCTTGGGAAGGCGATAAAGGCAAGGCCCCACGCGTTTCTCGGGGCGGTTTTTCTGGTCACCCTGATCTTCGCCTACGGTGTGACCCAGGTTACAACCGAGGTGAGGCTGGAAAAGTTCATCCCCCCGGGAATGCCCGAGATAGAGGCAATCATGGACGTGAGAACCGAGTTCGGGGGCCAGGACGAGCTGTACGTGCTGGTGAGGGCGGACGACGTTAGGAACCCCGCCATCGTGAGGGCCATGTACCGCTTCGAGAATCAGGTAAAGGCGGACTCCTATTACAACGGGGTTTTCAGCTCCGAGAGCCTGGCCGACGTCGTTTACAGGCAGTACGGCTACATTCCAAATGACGATGAAAAGATAAAGGCGGCGCTGGCCTCATACCAGGGATCCGGCCTGGTCTCATCGGATTACTCAATGGCAATAATCAAGTTCACGGGGGACTTCGGCGGTGCGAGTATGGACGAGTTCAGGAGGATAATGCGCTATTTCGAGGATGAGACGGCGCTGGCCCAGGGGACGGAGTTTCCGCCCGGGGTGAAACTGGCCCTGACCGGCGATCTGTACCTGAACTACGTCCTCGACCAGCTCACCAGCGTTGAGATAAATCGCATCTCCACCTACGGAACGATCTTCGTTGTCCTCATCGTCATGCTTCTCTTCAGAAGAATCCGGGTGGCCCTGGCAATGATAACCCCCATGTTCCTCGGGGCGCTCTGGACCGTGGGCTTCATGGGGCTCGCGGGTATCCCCTTCACCCAGAGCCTCGCGGGGGTTATATCCATGATAGTCGGCCTGGGCGTCGATTACGGCATGCACCTCACCCACCGCTTCCTGGAGGAGATGAACGAGGGCAGCACGCGGCCGATAGTCACGGCCGTAGGAAGCGTCGGACCGGGCATACTCGCCGGCGCGCTGACGACCGCGGGAGGATTTCTGGCGCTCCTCGCGGGCGAGCTTCCAACGATACACGACTTCGGGGTCACCCTGGCCTTTGGAATATTCGCCTCGATGATGGCCGCGTACCTCGTCACGCCCGCGCTGCTGCAGGTCTTCTACGGACGGAATATCGGAGGTGATAGGGAATGA